A genomic window from Lactobacillus sp. ESL0677 includes:
- the glyS gene encoding glycine--tRNA ligase subunit beta: protein MTKNYLFEIGIEEMPAHVVSRSVKQLADRTSKFLKENGLKFKDIKTSSTPRRLTIVVEELAEKQADIDEVKKGPAKKIAQDADGNWTKAAQGFARGQGMTTDDIYFEELKGTEYAYIHVKQEGKKASDILLGMSEIIKAMTFPTKMRWDSHDFEFVRPIHWLVSLFGSDVIPVKILDITAGRKTEGHRFLGDSVVLANADDYEDALKDQFVIVDAGERKEMIVQQMNALVEKNNWKIKLDKNLLEEVTNLVEYPTVFAGTFDEKYLQMPQEVLITSMKDNQRYFEVYDQQDNLINHFIAVRNGNKDYLDNVISGNEKVLVARLDDAQFFYDEDRKYPLSHFVQRLKNVSFHDKIGSMAEKTERVRIIGDFLAEKWDLDKQTVTDFDRASELYKFDLVTQMVGEFAELQGVMGMHYARLAGENEAVAVAIKEHYMPLSAEGTLPQTTVGALLSVADKLDTIITFFAAGMIPTSSNDPYALRRYAYGIVRILLNQKWSLPFNQVLPQIVSLLDGKTAAKMPKSESQDEEIASFIRDRINQYLQKNKFKYDIIDAVLASSQQDPIQILTAATVLQSHHDDEQFKPVVESLTRINNILKKAKFKGQVQINPELFSDVTENELYAGVQNLQSLTDLTEIYDGFVKLQPVIDRYFDTNMIMAKDEAVKNNRLAQLNAIGDLAERLGNLSKLVIK, encoded by the coding sequence ATGACTAAAAATTATTTATTTGAAATTGGAATTGAAGAAATGCCAGCACACGTGGTTTCACGGAGTGTGAAGCAACTAGCTGACAGAACCAGCAAGTTTTTAAAAGAAAACGGCTTGAAATTTAAGGATATTAAGACTTCTTCAACACCGCGAAGACTAACAATTGTTGTTGAAGAATTAGCCGAAAAACAAGCCGATATCGATGAAGTTAAAAAAGGCCCAGCTAAAAAGATTGCTCAAGATGCTGACGGTAATTGGACCAAAGCGGCGCAAGGCTTTGCTCGCGGTCAAGGCATGACAACCGACGATATTTACTTTGAAGAACTTAAGGGTACAGAATATGCTTATATTCATGTTAAGCAAGAAGGTAAAAAAGCTAGCGATATTTTGCTGGGGATGAGTGAAATCATTAAGGCTATGACCTTCCCAACTAAAATGCGTTGGGATTCGCATGATTTTGAATTTGTCCGGCCAATTCATTGGTTAGTTTCATTATTTGGCAGTGATGTTATTCCAGTTAAAATTTTGGATATTACTGCTGGTCGTAAGACTGAAGGGCATCGTTTTTTAGGTGATTCTGTTGTCCTTGCTAATGCGGATGATTATGAAGATGCACTAAAGGATCAATTTGTAATTGTCGATGCTGGCGAACGTAAAGAAATGATTGTTCAGCAAATGAATGCTTTAGTTGAAAAGAACAATTGGAAGATTAAGCTGGATAAGAACTTGCTTGAAGAAGTTACCAACTTGGTTGAATATCCAACTGTCTTTGCTGGTACTTTTGATGAAAAATACTTGCAAATGCCGCAAGAAGTTTTAATTACTTCAATGAAAGATAACCAACGTTACTTCGAAGTATATGACCAACAAGACAACTTAATTAACCACTTTATCGCTGTTCGTAATGGTAACAAAGACTATCTTGACAATGTTATTTCTGGTAACGAAAAGGTATTGGTGGCTCGGCTTGACGATGCTCAATTCTTCTATGACGAAGACCGCAAGTACCCACTAAGTCATTTTGTTCAAAGATTGAAGAACGTTTCCTTCCACGATAAAATCGGTTCAATGGCGGAAAAGACTGAACGTGTTCGGATTATCGGTGACTTTTTAGCTGAAAAATGGGACTTGGACAAGCAAACTGTAACCGATTTTGACCGAGCTAGCGAATTATATAAATTCGACTTAGTTACGCAAATGGTCGGTGAATTTGCGGAATTGCAGGGTGTGATGGGGATGCACTATGCTCGCCTTGCTGGCGAAAACGAAGCTGTTGCTGTTGCCATTAAAGAACATTACATGCCATTATCCGCAGAAGGTACTTTGCCGCAAACAACTGTCGGTGCACTATTGTCAGTAGCTGATAAGCTTGATACAATCATTACTTTCTTTGCTGCTGGCATGATCCCAACATCATCTAATGATCCGTATGCTTTGCGTCGTTATGCTTATGGAATTGTCCGCATTTTGCTTAATCAAAAGTGGTCATTACCGTTTAACCAAGTTTTACCACAAATCGTGAGCTTACTCGATGGTAAAACTGCCGCAAAAATGCCAAAATCAGAGAGTCAAGATGAGGAAATTGCTTCCTTTATTCGTGATCGAATTAATCAATACTTGCAAAAGAATAAGTTCAAGTATGACATTATCGATGCTGTTCTTGCTTCTAGTCAACAAGATCCAATTCAAATCCTAACTGCCGCAACTGTTTTGCAATCACACCACGATGATGAGCAGTTCAAGCCTGTTGTTGAAAGTTTGACACGAATTAATAACATTCTGAAAAAGGCTAAATTTAAGGGTCAAGTTCAGATTAATCCAGAGCTATTTAGCGATGTAACTGAAAACGAGCTTTATGCTGGTGTTCAAAACTTGCAGTCATTAACTGATTTAACTGAAATTTATGATGGGTTTGTTAAATTACAACCAGTTATTGACCGCTACTTTGACACTAATATGATTATGGCTAAGGATGAAGCTGTTAAAA
- the glyQ gene encoding glycine--tRNA ligase subunit alpha — protein MAKKKLTIQEMIFKLEEFWSSKGCMIMPSYDVEKGAGTMSPYTFLRAVGPEPWAACYVEPSRRPADGRYGDNPNRLFQHHQFQAVIKPAPENIQQYYLDSLQVLGINPLEHDIRFVEDNWENPSMGCAGVGWEVWLDGMEVSQFTYFQTVGELDVKPTMSEITYGVERLASYIQDVNSVFDLEWGNGVLYRDVFKEAEYENSKYAFEESNQENLLKFFDVYEKTAKRLLSQNLVQPAYDYILKCSHTFNLLDARGAVSVTERAGYLARIRNLAHEVAVCFVQEREKRGFPLLKNAEDKKAGLEND, from the coding sequence ATGGCAAAGAAAAAACTAACAATTCAAGAAATGATTTTTAAATTGGAAGAATTTTGGTCTTCCAAAGGTTGTATGATTATGCCATCATACGACGTTGAAAAAGGGGCAGGGACAATGAGTCCGTATACCTTTTTACGAGCAGTTGGTCCTGAACCTTGGGCAGCTTGTTACGTTGAGCCGTCGAGAAGACCAGCAGATGGTCGTTATGGCGACAACCCTAACCGTTTGTTCCAGCACCATCAGTTCCAAGCAGTAATTAAGCCAGCACCAGAGAATATTCAGCAATATTACTTGGATAGTTTACAAGTATTAGGTATCAATCCGCTAGAACATGATATTCGGTTTGTTGAAGATAACTGGGAAAACCCATCAATGGGTTGTGCCGGTGTTGGTTGGGAAGTTTGGCTTGACGGAATGGAAGTTAGCCAATTTACTTATTTCCAAACTGTCGGTGAGCTTGATGTTAAGCCAACCATGAGTGAAATCACTTATGGGGTTGAACGTCTAGCTTCTTATATTCAAGATGTTAATTCTGTTTTCGACTTAGAGTGGGGCAACGGTGTACTTTACCGTGACGTCTTTAAAGAAGCAGAATACGAGAATTCTAAGTATGCCTTTGAAGAATCTAACCAAGAGAATCTGTTAAAATTCTTTGATGTTTACGAAAAGACTGCTAAGCGCTTGCTAAGTCAAAACTTAGTTCAACCTGCTTACGACTATATTTTGAAGTGCTCACACACCTTTAACTTGCTTGATGCACGTGGAGCTGTGTCAGTTACTGAGCGTGCAGGTTATTTGGCACGAATTCGTAACTTGGCCCATGAAGTAGCTGTGTGCTTCGTTCAAGAACGTGAAAAGCGCGGCTTTCCATTATTAAAGAATGCAGAAGACAAGAAGGCGGGGCTTGAAAATGACTAA
- the recO gene encoding DNA repair protein RecO, producing MTRELKEVQGIIFKRQKFKEADLLAKIITKENGIITMIARGALRPKSKLGAALLNFSYGTYIIYTSGQGLSNLRTYKEVKQFDGLFNDLTKNAYASFILDLVDHAFVEYQPLGKYYALTEFALKKINAGVDAEMITQICQMQLLAAYGVAPELRSCAICGKSQGVFDYSIKRGGIICSDHFYQETSRMHLEPKETAVLRTIGLLPIERLGSIAVSEATKKATRKAIDRIYQETVDLNLKTKKFLDELKLF from the coding sequence ATGACACGTGAACTTAAGGAAGTTCAAGGCATTATTTTTAAACGCCAAAAATTTAAAGAAGCGGATTTATTAGCTAAAATCATTACCAAAGAAAATGGCATCATTACAATGATTGCTCGTGGAGCTTTGCGACCTAAGTCAAAATTAGGAGCAGCGCTGCTTAATTTTTCTTACGGAACGTATATTATTTATACGAGTGGTCAGGGGCTAAGCAATCTACGTACTTATAAAGAAGTAAAGCAATTTGATGGTTTGTTCAACGATTTAACTAAGAATGCTTATGCTTCTTTTATTTTAGACTTGGTTGACCATGCTTTTGTGGAATATCAACCCTTAGGCAAGTACTATGCACTGACTGAATTTGCCTTAAAAAAAATCAATGCTGGCGTCGATGCCGAAATGATTACCCAAATTTGTCAAATGCAGCTGCTAGCTGCTTATGGAGTTGCTCCGGAATTGCGCAGTTGCGCTATTTGCGGTAAAAGTCAAGGCGTTTTTGATTATTCAATTAAACGTGGTGGGATTATCTGCAGCGACCATTTTTATCAGGAAACAAGTCGGATGCATTTAGAGCCCAAAGAAACAGCCGTTTTAAGAACAATCGGGTTATTGCCGATTGAGCGACTGGGTTCAATTGCCGTTAGTGAAGCAACTAAAAAAGCAACTCGCAAGGCCATTGACCGAATCTACCAAGAGACAGTTGACCTTAATTTAAAAACCAAAAAATTCTTGGATGAATTAAAATTATTTTAA
- the era gene encoding GTPase Era: protein MTEDKKNKSGFVALVGRPNVGKSTLMNNLVGQKVAITSSKPQTTRDKISGIYTTDDMQVVFVDTPGIFKPHLKLDDYMDKVSVSSLNDVDLVLFMVEPEKMGKGDEYIVNLLKQIKVPVFLVINKVDQVNPNNLLPIIDSYRKLELFKEFLPISATQGVGITDLIATLHQYLPEGPDYYDPEQITDRPEYFMVAELVREQILKLTAEEVPHAAAVWVERMNQHEKGKLQIEATIYVEKDGQKGIIIGKGGKMIKQIGINSRRQIENLLGEKVNLHLWVKVQRNWRSDPSFLKQIGYDKKALS from the coding sequence ATGACTGAAGATAAGAAAAACAAATCCGGTTTTGTTGCGCTAGTTGGTCGACCAAACGTTGGTAAATCAACTTTAATGAATAATCTTGTTGGCCAAAAGGTGGCGATTACTTCTAGTAAGCCGCAAACCACTCGTGATAAAATTTCCGGTATTTACACAACAGATGATATGCAAGTTGTCTTCGTTGACACACCTGGGATTTTTAAACCACACCTAAAACTTGATGATTACATGGATAAGGTTAGTGTTTCTAGTTTAAACGATGTTGATCTAGTTTTATTTATGGTTGAACCTGAAAAAATGGGCAAAGGCGATGAATATATTGTTAACCTGTTAAAGCAGATTAAGGTACCCGTCTTTTTGGTAATCAACAAGGTAGATCAAGTTAATCCTAATAACTTGCTGCCAATCATTGATTCTTACCGTAAGCTTGAATTGTTTAAGGAATTTTTACCAATTTCTGCAACTCAGGGAGTGGGCATCACAGATTTAATCGCCACTTTGCACCAATATTTGCCTGAAGGCCCAGACTATTACGATCCCGAACAAATTACTGATCGGCCCGAATACTTCATGGTTGCCGAGCTGGTGCGTGAACAAATTCTGAAGTTAACAGCTGAAGAGGTGCCACACGCTGCAGCCGTTTGGGTTGAACGCATGAACCAGCATGAAAAGGGTAAATTGCAAATCGAAGCAACGATTTATGTTGAAAAAGATGGTCAAAAAGGAATTATTATCGGTAAAGGCGGCAAAATGATCAAGCAGATTGGTATTAATTCCCGTCGTCAAATCGAAAACTTGCTTGGTGAAAAGGTTAACCTTCATTTGTGGGTTAAAGTGCAGCGTAATTGGCGGTCTGATCCAAGCTTTTTGAAGCAAATTGGTTACGACAAGAAGGCACTTTCATAA
- the ybeY gene encoding rRNA maturation RNase YbeY, whose product MTPIEITYNDEVGFLENADRDWQDWIAKLLLLAKKEIAKDNNLAMSINFVNEERSHAINKKYREKDRPTDVISFAIEDGDECLDLAAFTADPDFQEDIGDLFMCPSVIERHSKEYGTGWDREFGYTLVHGFLHLNGYDHIEPDEAKEMFGIQGKVLEEYGLPLYPDQLDEGRGK is encoded by the coding sequence ATGACGCCTATTGAAATTACTTATAACGACGAGGTTGGTTTTTTAGAAAATGCCGATCGTGACTGGCAAGATTGGATTGCTAAGTTATTGTTACTGGCTAAAAAGGAAATTGCTAAAGACAATAATTTAGCAATGAGTATCAATTTTGTTAACGAAGAACGCAGTCACGCAATTAACAAGAAGTATCGTGAAAAAGATCGACCAACAGATGTCATTTCATTTGCAATTGAAGATGGCGATGAATGTCTTGACCTTGCAGCATTTACTGCAGATCCTGATTTTCAAGAGGATATCGGTGATTTGTTCATGTGTCCAAGTGTGATTGAGCGTCACAGTAAGGAATACGGAACAGGCTGGGACCGTGAATTTGGCTATACCCTAGTTCACGGCTTTTTGCATCTTAATGGTTACGACCATATTGAGCCTGATGAAGCAAAAGAAATGTTTGGTATTCAGGGTAAAGTGCTTGAAGAATATGGTTTACCACTGTATCCTGACCAATTAGATGAAGGCAGAGGTAAATAA
- a CDS encoding PhoH family protein yields the protein MAQTNFIPKNPENIQKLVGINDGNLNLLAEGYDLSVTDTGNQIVVDGDVENTRKVIAVLKALDNVVSTGVNIGAPDVVSAMKMADKGTTEYFADLYKEILIRDAKGKPIRVKNMGQKRYVEAIKKSDVVFGIGPAGTGKTFLAVVCAVAAFKKGEVSRIVLTRPAVEAGESLGFLPGDLKEKVDPYLRPIYDSLYAILGTNTTDRLMERGVIEVAPLAYMRGRTLDDAFVILDEAQNTTDAQMKMFLTRLGFNSKMIVNGDMTQVDLPGRQRSGLIDAQRILKDIDQIKFIRFTANDVVRHPVVAKIINAYEKEDERH from the coding sequence TTGGCTCAAACCAATTTTATTCCTAAAAATCCAGAAAATATTCAAAAACTAGTTGGAATTAATGATGGTAATCTTAACTTGTTAGCTGAAGGTTACGATCTAAGTGTAACTGATACCGGAAACCAAATTGTTGTTGACGGCGATGTTGAAAATACGCGGAAAGTAATCGCAGTTTTAAAGGCTTTAGACAATGTTGTGAGCACCGGTGTTAACATTGGTGCTCCTGATGTTGTCAGTGCAATGAAAATGGCGGATAAGGGCACGACAGAGTATTTTGCCGATTTATATAAAGAAATTCTAATTCGCGACGCTAAAGGCAAACCGATTAGGGTTAAAAATATGGGACAAAAACGCTATGTTGAAGCCATTAAAAAAAGTGATGTTGTATTTGGTATCGGACCTGCCGGTACCGGTAAAACATTCTTGGCCGTCGTTTGTGCCGTTGCAGCCTTTAAAAAGGGTGAAGTTTCGCGGATTGTTCTAACTAGACCAGCTGTTGAAGCTGGTGAATCTTTGGGCTTTTTACCAGGAGATTTGAAGGAAAAAGTTGATCCGTATTTGCGGCCAATTTATGATTCGCTTTATGCAATCTTGGGAACTAACACAACTGATCGATTGATGGAACGTGGGGTAATCGAAGTTGCTCCTTTAGCATATATGCGGGGAAGAACGCTTGATGATGCCTTTGTTATTTTGGATGAAGCGCAAAATACAACTGACGCGCAGATGAAAATGTTTTTAACGCGGTTAGGCTTTAATTCAAAGATGATTGTCAACGGGGATATGACGCAGGTCGACCTACCGGGCCGGCAGCGTAGTGGACTGATTGATGCACAGCGAATTTTAAAAGATATTGATCAAATTAAATTTATTCGCTTCACTGCTAATGATGTTGTCCGTCATCCAGTGGTTGCCAAGATTATTAATGCTTATGAGAAAGAGGACGAAAGACATTAA
- a CDS encoding GatB/YqeY domain-containing protein, translated as MSLSEQIMADMKEAMKARDKVRLNTVRMIKSALMNEKIKAGHELSSDEELTVLNREKKQREESIEEFTKAARTDLADETKKELAIVEGYMPKQLSEDELEQIVVNTIAEVDAKGKSDFGKVMKALMPKIKGKADGKAASSAVRNHLN; from the coding sequence TTGAGTTTATCAGAACAAATTATGGCTGACATGAAGGAAGCCATGAAGGCACGTGATAAAGTTAGATTGAATACGGTGCGAATGATTAAGTCAGCCTTGATGAATGAAAAGATCAAGGCAGGACATGAACTTAGTTCCGATGAAGAACTAACCGTTTTAAACCGTGAAAAGAAGCAGCGTGAAGAGTCGATTGAAGAATTTACTAAAGCTGCCAGAACCGATTTAGCTGATGAGACCAAAAAGGAATTAGCAATTGTGGAAGGATACATGCCAAAGCAATTGTCAGAGGATGAACTTGAGCAAATTGTCGTTAACACAATTGCCGAAGTTGACGCTAAAGGTAAGTCCGATTTTGGTAAGGTAATGAAGGCTTTGATGCCCAAGATTAAAGGCAAAGCTGATGGTAAAGCAGCTTCTAGTGCAGTGCGCAATCATCTAAATTAA
- the rpsU gene encoding 30S ribosomal protein S21 → MAKTVVHENESIDDALRRFKRSVSRSGTLQEYRKREFYEKPSVRRKLKSEAARKRRHY, encoded by the coding sequence ATGGCCAAGACAGTCGTTCACGAAAACGAGTCTATTGATGATGCTCTTCGTCGTTTCAAACGTTCCGTTTCAAGAAGTGGTACCTTGCAAGAATACCGCAAACGCGAATTCTACGAAAAACCTAGTGTACGTAGAAAGCTTAAATCTGAAGCAGCACGGAAACGTAGACATTATTAA
- a CDS encoding pyruvate, water dikinase regulatory protein — protein MSQETKKEVNIIIISDSAGDTAFNNAIAAAAQFPDAQVNYRRYPFITDKNKLDNVFEEIEQYSNLIIIYSLVKDEMQIPVIRFVREHKVQSVDILSPAIESLQKVTGMRPLEKIGAQHKMNQHYFDRISAMEFAVMYDDGKDPKGFLEADVVLLGVSRTSKTPLSLFLANKNLKVANLPLVPDTHIPKEIYKINPKKIIGLTNDLSVLNEIRRQRMISYGLNPNTTYSNTDSIKAELDSAKKLYDKLGCFVINVAHRSIEETAALIMNHLGIEEQ, from the coding sequence ATGAGTCAAGAAACTAAAAAAGAAGTCAACATCATTATCATCTCTGATTCTGCTGGTGATACTGCTTTTAACAACGCGATTGCGGCGGCTGCACAATTCCCTGATGCTCAGGTTAATTATCGCCGCTACCCATTTATTACCGATAAGAACAAGCTTGATAATGTTTTTGAAGAAATTGAGCAATACTCCAATTTAATCATTATTTATAGTTTGGTTAAAGATGAGATGCAAATTCCAGTAATTAGATTTGTTAGGGAACACAAGGTTCAGAGTGTTGATATTTTATCCCCTGCCATCGAGTCCTTGCAAAAAGTAACGGGTATGCGGCCACTAGAAAAAATTGGTGCCCAACACAAGATGAACCAGCACTACTTTGACCGAATTTCAGCGATGGAATTTGCTGTAATGTACGATGATGGTAAAGACCCTAAGGGCTTTTTAGAAGCAGACGTAGTTTTATTAGGGGTTTCAAGAACTTCTAAAACACCACTGTCACTCTTTTTAGCTAATAAGAACCTAAAAGTTGCCAACTTGCCGTTAGTACCCGACACCCATATTCCAAAAGAAATTTATAAAATCAATCCGAAAAAAATTATCGGTCTCACTAATGACTTGTCGGTATTAAATGAAATTAGACGCCAAAGAATGATTTCATACGGCCTTAATCCCAATACGACATATTCTAATACTGATTCAATTAAAGCCGAACTTGATTCTGCAAAGAAGCTTTACGACAAGCTTGGTTGCTTTGTAATCAATGTTGCTCACCGTTCAATTGAAGAAACTGCGGCATTAATTATGAATCATTTAGGAATTGAAGAACAATAA
- the msrA gene encoding peptide-methionine (S)-S-oxide reductase MsrA — protein MSEQQNPNQKETAIFAGGCFWCMVKPFDSLPGVESVISGYTGGHVANPTYEQVCAGNTGHTEAVKITFDPQIMPYKKLLEYYWQVTDPTDASGQFQDRGDNYRPVIFYNSPEQKAAAEQSKNELANSGKFDKPIVTKIEPASAFYEAEYYHQDFYKKDPLRYSIEEAGGRENFIKKHWGK, from the coding sequence ATGAGTGAACAACAAAATCCTAATCAAAAAGAAACCGCAATCTTTGCCGGTGGCTGCTTCTGGTGCATGGTTAAGCCGTTCGATAGTTTACCAGGTGTTGAGTCGGTTATTTCGGGCTATACTGGCGGACATGTTGCTAACCCAACGTACGAACAGGTATGTGCTGGCAACACCGGACATACAGAAGCCGTAAAAATAACTTTTGATCCACAAATAATGCCTTATAAAAAGTTGCTCGAATACTACTGGCAAGTAACCGACCCAACCGATGCTTCAGGACAATTTCAGGATCGCGGCGACAATTATCGTCCTGTAATTTTTTATAATTCTCCAGAGCAAAAAGCAGCTGCGGAACAATCAAAAAATGAATTGGCAAATAGTGGTAAATTTGACAAACCAATTGTTACTAAAATTGAACCTGCTAGCGCTTTTTATGAAGCTGAATATTACCATCAAGACTTTTATAAAAAAGATCCACTAAGATATTCTATCGAGGAAGCTGGTGGTCGTGAAAATTTCATCAAGAAACATTGGGGAAAATAA
- a CDS encoding YitT family protein, whose amino-acid sequence MDQLDKFNRRYNLLSKISAAFFYSLAVAVALNFFWTPGHMYSSGITGFAQLINTLSERFLPFTLTTSVMYFALNVPLFLVGWFKIGHKFTFFTIISVVLGSIMMHVINPINMHVDPLVCAIFGGMVNGLGTGFALKNGISTGGLDIIGIVIRKKTGASYGKVNIMINLVIIAAAGFAFGWSRALYSALTIFINGRVIDAVYTQHQKLQVTIVTEHPQTIIDGIQEKMHRGITIFHDVEGAYSHDEKTVLITVIDRYDMYDILQIIKKCDPYAFMSVSEVERVYGRFREQEIV is encoded by the coding sequence ATGGATCAATTGGATAAGTTTAATAGAAGATATAATTTACTTTCCAAAATTTCAGCAGCCTTCTTCTATTCGTTGGCAGTTGCAGTTGCATTAAATTTCTTTTGGACGCCAGGCCACATGTACTCTTCCGGAATAACCGGGTTCGCCCAACTGATAAATACGCTGAGTGAGCGCTTTTTACCGTTTACATTAACCACATCGGTCATGTACTTTGCGCTCAATGTCCCTCTGTTTCTGGTCGGTTGGTTCAAAATTGGTCATAAATTTACCTTTTTTACCATCATTTCAGTTGTCCTCGGTTCAATCATGATGCACGTAATTAATCCAATCAACATGCACGTTGATCCGTTAGTTTGCGCTATCTTTGGTGGCATGGTAAACGGCCTAGGAACAGGCTTTGCGCTTAAAAACGGCATTTCAACTGGTGGTCTTGATATTATCGGGATTGTCATTAGAAAGAAAACCGGTGCTAGTTACGGCAAAGTTAATATTATGATTAACCTAGTAATTATTGCTGCCGCTGGCTTTGCGTTTGGCTGGAGCCGCGCCCTTTATTCTGCCCTAACCATCTTTATTAATGGTCGAGTGATTGATGCCGTTTATACGCAACACCAAAAGTTGCAGGTTACAATTGTAACGGAACATCCCCAGACAATTATTGACGGTATTCAAGAAAAAATGCACCGGGGAATTACTATCTTTCATGACGTTGAAGGTGCATATAGCCATGATGAAAAAACAGTTTTAATCACAGTAATCGACCGTTACGATATGTATGACATTTTACAAATCATTAAAAAATGCGACCCCTATGCTTTTATGAGTGTTAGCGAAGTTGAACGCGTTTATGGACGGTTTAGGGAACAAGAAATTGTTTAA
- the msrB gene encoding peptide-methionine (R)-S-oxide reductase MsrB, whose translation MDQEKKKARLKELTQDQYASTQNAATDYPFSGKYDDFYQKGIYVDIVSGEPLFSSEDKYDAGCGWPSFTKPIKKLTYHRDQSHNMERTEVKSPDADSHLGHVFTDGPADKGGLRYCINSSALKFIPYDKLEQSGYGEYRKLFA comes from the coding sequence ATGGACCAAGAAAAAAAGAAAGCACGCTTAAAGGAATTGACGCAAGATCAGTATGCATCAACGCAGAATGCAGCGACTGACTATCCTTTTAGCGGCAAGTATGATGATTTTTATCAAAAAGGAATTTATGTTGATATTGTCTCAGGTGAGCCATTATTTTCTAGTGAGGACAAATACGATGCTGGTTGTGGTTGGCCGAGTTTTACTAAGCCAATTAAAAAATTAACTTATCATCGCGACCAGTCGCATAATATGGAGCGAACAGAAGTCAAAAGTCCCGATGCAGATTCACATTTGGGACATGTCTTTACTGATGGACCAGCTGATAAAGGCGGGTTAAGATACTGCATTAATTCGTCTGCATTAAAATTTATTCCGTATGATAAACTTGAACAATCAGGCTACGGCGAATATCGTAAATTATTTGCTTAA
- a CDS encoding aminotransferase class I/II-fold pyridoxal phosphate-dependent enzyme: MPHLAKNLSGTINHKIAQLADSQITKFNNETSKIPGIIKLTIGEPDVNTPEHIKQAAIADIEKDDSHYAPEAGKPQLLTAVSDYLNDSLGVDYDPATEICVTVGATEALNVACMALLNPGDKILVPTPVWGVYFGIIEMAGAIPVEVDTSQDDFLLTATHLKKILANEGKGAKAVILTDPSNPTGRVYSKQNLLELAQVITDNNLFAVTDEIYSELIYGDKKHYSLTQIIPERTLLLSGLSKSFAMTGWRIGYMVGPKEIMKSVIKVNSFLITSVTDNVQAAATEALVHGATDYPVARATYGSRLKIIETGLRKCGFSMATPEGAFYIFAKIPAKFGQDDVKFAVDLANKAKVALMPGSYFGKGGQGYVRLSYAASAEDLQESVRRITNYVDSNL, from the coding sequence ATGCCTCATCTAGCAAAAAATTTGTCTGGAACAATCAATCATAAAATTGCGCAATTAGCTGATTCGCAAATAACTAAGTTTAATAACGAAACATCTAAAATTCCTGGGATTATTAAGTTAACCATTGGAGAACCTGATGTCAATACCCCTGAACATATTAAACAAGCCGCGATTGCTGATATTGAAAAGGACGATTCTCACTATGCTCCAGAAGCTGGCAAACCACAATTATTAACGGCAGTTAGTGATTACTTAAATGATAGTTTAGGTGTTGACTACGACCCTGCCACCGAAATATGTGTCACCGTTGGTGCAACTGAAGCTTTGAATGTTGCTTGTATGGCTTTGCTCAATCCTGGCGATAAAATTTTGGTACCCACTCCAGTTTGGGGCGTTTATTTTGGCATTATTGAAATGGCTGGGGCAATTCCAGTGGAAGTTGATACTTCACAAGACGATTTTCTCCTGACTGCAACTCATTTAAAGAAGATACTAGCAAATGAAGGAAAAGGTGCAAAGGCCGTTATTTTAACTGATCCATCTAACCCTACTGGTCGCGTTTACAGTAAGCAAAATTTATTAGAACTCGCGCAGGTTATTACTGACAATAACCTTTTTGCCGTCACTGATGAGATTTATTCAGAATTAATTTATGGTGATAAAAAACATTATTCGCTCACGCAAATCATTCCTGAACGGACATTGCTTTTATCAGGTCTGTCCAAGAGTTTTGCAATGACTGGTTGGCGGATTGGTTATATGGTTGGACCTAAAGAAATCATGAAGTCAGTAATTAAAGTTAATTCATTTTTAATTACTTCGGTAACTGACAACGTCCAAGCTGCCGCAACCGAAGCCTTAGTTCATGGTGCAACCGATTATCCTGTTGCTCGCGCTACTTATGGAAGTCGATTAAAGATTATCGAAACAGGTTTACGCAAATGCGGCTTTAGCATGGCAACCCCTGAAGGAGCATTTTATATTTTTGCTAAAATTCCAGCCAAATTTGGGCAAGATGATGTAAAATTTGCGGTTGACCTAGCTAATAAAGCCAAAGTTGCACTGATGCCCGGTAGTTACTTTGGCAAAGGTGGCCAAGGTTATGTGCGTTTATCTTACGCAGCTTCTGCTGAAGATTTACAAGAATCCGTTCGACGCATTACTAATTATGTCGATAGCAACCTATAG